One Streptomonospora salina genomic window, CGCCGCTCGGCCGCGCGCGACCGGGCACGCGGCCGCGCGCACCGCGGATGAGGAGGAGACGGCCCCGGACCGCGGTCCGGGGCGCACCGCCGCCGACCGCGGCGGTCAGCCCCCGCCCCAGCACAGGCAGAACGGGTGGCCGGCCGGGTCGGTGTAGACACGGAACCCGGTTCCGGACTCCGCCCGCAGGCCCTGGTCGACCTCGTGCCGGGAACTCCAGGGCAGCCGGGTCGCGCCCAGAGACAGGGCAGCGGCCTCGGCTTCGTCGATGTCGTCGACCTCGAAGTCCAGGTGGATCTGCATCGCACCGGAGTCGTCGGGCCATACGGGCGGCTCGTAGCGGGGCGAGTGCTGGAAGCTCAACGTCGTGGTCGCGTCGTCGCCGATGTCGAACCAGTCGTCGTCGGCCCGGGTGATCCGCACGCCGAGCAGGTCGGCGTAGAACCGCGCCAAGGCGCGGATGTCGCGTGCCTCCAGCACGACCGTCTGCAGCCGGATGGCCATGCGCTCTCCTTCGTCCGTTCTCCGTCGAACCGTCGCCGCCGATCCTGCCGCACGGGTACGACACGCCACCCGGGGACCGCGCCGAGCCGCCGGGCCCGGTCCCCGGGGCCGACCCCCGCCGAGTGCCTCCAACCTTTTTCTAGCCTTCCGCGTCTACGCTCGCGCCCGGACCGCGCAGGCCACGACCGAGGAGGACGAACGGGATGAGCGAGCGAACCGAGGCGGCGGCCGCCGATCCGGCGACCCGCGTCCTCCTCGTCGAGGACGACCCCAACATCCGGGAACTGCTGACCTCCTCCCTGGAGCTCGGCGGCGACACTCCCCGCGGCGTCGCCGACGCGGACGCCGCCGTGGCGGCCCTCGGCGCGTTCACCCCCGACATCGCCGTGGTCGACGTCATGCTGCCCGGCCGCAGCGGGCTGGATCTGGTCACCGACCTGCGCGGGGTGCTGCCCGACCTCCCGGTGCTGCTGCTGACCGCGCGGGGCGCGGTGGAGGACCGCGTCGCGGGGTTCCGGGCCGGCGCGGACGACTACGTCACCAAACCCTTCAGCCTGGACGAGGTCCTGCTGCGGATGAAAGCCATCCTGCGCCGCACCGGCGGCCGGTCCGAATCCGAGGCGTCGCCGCTGCGCTACGCCGACCTCGAACTCTGCGAGGAAGTCCACGAGGCCCGCCGCGGCGGCACGCCGATCCCCCTGTCGCGCACCGAACTGGCGCTGCTGCGCTACCTGATGGTCAACGCGGGCCACGTCGTCGGCAAGCCCCAGATCCTCGACCGCGTGTGGGGCGGAGGCGCCGACGACACCCGCGTAGTGGAGACCTACATCAGCTACCTGCGCCGCAAGCTCGACTCCGGCCGGGTACCCCTGATCCACACCGTCTGGGGCGTGGGCTACACCCTGCGGCTCAGCGCGCAGGAGCGCTGATGGGGCCGCGCCTCCGGAGTCCGCTGCCCCGAGGGCTGGGGGCCCGGTTGACCACCGTGGTGCTGTGCCTGACGACGGTGTGCCTGGTGGTCTTCGGAAGCGCCGGAACCGCGCTGCTGCACCGCTCCCTGGTGCAGGAGATCGACACCCGCCTGTCGACGATGGCCGGGCCCGCGCCCGGGCCCCCGGAGCCGGAGGAGGACCGCGGCGGTGGCCGCCCGCCGCCCTTCCCCACCGACCTGCGCACACTGACCGTCGGCGCCGACGGCGACGCCGCCGACGTGGTCGGCCGGACCTCCTCCGACGCGTCGATGCCCGACGTCTCCGCCGTGGGCGTGCAGCGGCTGCGGGAACGGGCCGGCCGTCCGTTCACGGTGCCGGGTACCTCCGGCGGCCGGTGGCGCGTGGTCACGTCCGTCCGCGACGACGGAACCGTGTCCGTAGCGGCCCAGTCGCTGACCGGCCTCGAACGGACCCTGCACCGGCTGGTGCTGATCGAAGTCGCGGTCGGGGTCGTCGTTCTGGTGCTGCTGGGGTTCGCGGCGGTGGCCACGGTCCGCTTGGGGCTGCGTCCGCTGCACGGGATCGAGTCCACCGCCCAGGCCATCGCAGGCGGCGATCTGGACCGCAGGATCCCCGACCAGGACCCCGCAACCGAGACCGGCCGCCTGGGAGCCGCGCTGAACGCCATGCTTTCGGGACTGTCGCAGGCCGTGCGGGAGCGCGACCGCTCGGTCGCGGCCACCCGGCGCTTCGTCGCCGACGCCTCCCACGAGCTGCGCACGCCCCTGTCCTCCATCCGCGGATTCGCCGAGCTGTACCGGCAGGGCCGCGCCCAGGGAGTGGTGGCCGAAGACGCCAAAGCCGACCGCTGGATGTCGCGGATCGAGGACGAAGCCGGACGGATGGCCGTCCTCGTGGACGACTTGCTGCTGCTGGCCCGCTTCGACGAGGTGCCGCTGCTGGAACACACCGGCATCGAACTGGCGGAGGTCGCCGAGCACGTGGCCGCGGGGGTGCGGGCGCGCACGCCGCAGGCGCGCGTCGAGGTCGACGCGCCGGCGCCGGTGCACGCCCCGGGAGACGCCGACCGCCTGCGCCAGGTCCTGGAGAACCTGGTCGGCAACGCGGTGGCGCATACGCCGCAGGGGACACCGGTGCGCGTAACCGTGCGGCGGTCGGGCCCCGAACCTCCGGAGGGCGCGGCCTCGGTCGGTGCGCTCGCCGAGGGCACCGCCGAGACCGCCGTCGTGGCCGTCGCCGACGAAGGACCGGGCATCGCCCCGGACCGGCTGGTGCACGTCTTCGACCGGTTCTACCGCGTGGACGAGTCGCGCTCCGGCCGGGGCGCCGGGCTGGGGTTGTCGATCAGCGCGTCGTTCGTCGCCGCCCACGGCGGTGTCGTCGCGGTCGACTCCGTCCGCGGGCAGGGCACCGTGTTCACGGTCGCCCTGCCCGCGGACCGGACCCGTCCGAACGGGGCGGTCGGCGGGGGACCCTAACCGGAGGTGCCCTCGGTGCCCTCGGTGCCCTCGGTGCTCGCGGCGTCGTCCGCCGTCTCCGGGATCGACGCGATCTGCTCGGAGAGCTGCTCGCGGGCCTGGGACGCGTCGTCGCCGCCGGCGGCCTGTGCCTGTGTGGCGGCCTGGTCCAGCAGCGAAGCGGCCGTGCCGCTGTCGACGAGGTCGGCGTACAGGTCGGCGTAGGCGTCCTCGTAGAGCTTCGCGAAGTCCGCGTCGGCCATGAAGCGCACCACCGACAGTGCGCCGACGAGGGCGACGCGCGGGCGATGTTAGAGCCCACCACGAGCATGATCAGGGTGATCAGCGTGGCCAGGCGACGACCATGCTGGCAGCGAACGCCAGGGCCAGGGACAGGGCCACGTCCAGCACGCTGAAGGTACCGGACAGGTCGGTGACGCTGAAGTCGAGATTCATGGCCGGTATCGGTGCTTTCTCACGAGGCCGCGGGTCGGATCGGGTTCACGGACGGTGTGCCGCATCGGGGCGGCGGGTGTTCACAGCTGCCACGGCTGCGGGGCGGTGCGCGGCCGCGACTCGGCGACCGGATCCTCCTCGGGCACGTGGAAGACCGAGCGGGGCGCCTCGCCGAACGCCTCGACGCTCTGGCAGTACTGGGAGATGTGCTGCACCTGCAGGAGGTGCCGGGCGGCCATGTCGGTGACCCGGCGGGGGTGCGTTCGTCGGTCTTGACCTCCATGACCGCGAACCGCAGGCTGACGATGTAGCGGCTCTCGGCCTCGGACCGGATGTCGAAGTCGCGGTCGCGGCAGTACAGGCTCCACACGCCGTAGCCGTTGTCCGCGGCGTTGCGGTCGGCGTCCATGCGCGCGGTGAGCTCGGCGCGGACGTCGCCGACCTGTTCGACGGGGACGAGGTACTTCAGTTCGTAGCGGTTGAAATCGTGCTGCGTGCCGGGTCCGCGCCGGAGCCCGGCGCCGGTGCCGCCGGGGGCGTCGTCGCCGTTCCGGTCCGTCCGGCCGGCGCCTCCTCCGGTCCCGAGGGTCGTCATACGGTCTCCCTCCGTCATCGGTGACTACGCGGTGCACGAAAACCCGCAGAACCGGGAACAAGTCTGGAGATTCCTGGGAAAAATCTGGGGATCGGTGTGTAATCCCAGGTCAGGAGTGCCGAAGGTGCCCGGGTAAGAATGTGATAAGTCCCCTCGGAGGCCGGTTTCGCGTCCGCCGCCGACGGTGCCGCGGTCGGCGGCGGACGCGCGGCGCCCGGCCGCGGGGGGCGGGAGTGCGCACGGATCGTTCCTGTTCACAGGGCTGCGCGTGGTCCGCCGGCGTCCGGCGCGCTCGGGGTGCGCGGCGACCGCCGCACCCGTCGTGGGCCGGTGTGCGGCGGATGTCCGGCGCGCCCGGGGGGAGGGAATCCGAGCGGAGGGAATACTCGATGCTGTAGGTTGTTGTATCGAGCGATCGCGCGTTTTCTTCGTACGTGTTTGACTTCGTGTTTTGCACTCGCAGTTTCCAACGCGAGTGATCCTGCAGCCAGGGATGGTGGGTGGGCGCTCGAATTGCGATCGCGGATCCGGATCACGGATCCGAACCCGTCTACCTAGGAGGCAGCATGGCTCAGGGAACAGTGAAGTGGTTCAACGGCGAAAAGGGCTTCGGCTTCATCAGCCAGGACGAGGGCGGCCCGGACGTCTTCGTGCACTACAGCAACATCGACGGCACCGGTTTCCGGAACCTCGATGAGAACCAGCGCGTCGAGTTCGACGTCACCGAGGGCCCCAAGGGCCCGCAGGCCGAGCGCGTCCGCGGCGCGTAGCGGCGGCGCGGCCCCGGTCCGCCGGACGCTCCGCGCCCTTCGCTGATGCGACTGCCCCCGCCGTGATCGGCGGGGGCAGTCGTCGTCTGCGGCCTCGGCCGCCGCGCGTCAGCGCCAGCCGAGCTCCGGCGCGACGTAGCGCAGCAGGCTGTCGAGTACGTGGGCGTTGTAGTCCACGCCCAGCTGGTTGGGCACCGTGAGCAGGAGCGTGTCGGCGGCGGCGACGGCCTCGTCCTGGGCCAGGTCCCGGACGAGCTGCTCGGGTTCGCCGGCGTAGGTCTTGCCGAACCGGGCCAGTCCGTCGTCGAGGTGGCCGACCTGGTCGGTGCTGGCGGTCTCCCGGCCGAACAGCTGGTGGTCCAGCTTGCTCACCAAGGGGAAGACGCTGCGGCTCACCGAGACGCGGGGCTCGTGTGCGTGGCCGGCGGTCGTCCACGCGTCCCGGAAGAGCTGGATCTGCTCGGCCTGCAACCGGTGGAACGGCACACCGGTCTCCTCGGTGAGCAGGGTCGAGCTCATCAGATTCATCCCCTGCTCACCGGCCCATTGCGCGGTGGCGCGGGTGCCGGCTCCCCACCAGATGCGCTCGCGCAGCCCCGGCGAATGCGGCTCGATCCGCAGCTTCCCGGGCGGGTTGGGAAACATCGGGCTCGGGCTCGGCTCGGCGAACCCTTCGCCGCCGAGGACGTCGAGCAGCCTCGCGGTGTGCTGCCGGGCCATGTCGGCGTCCGTGGCCCCCTCCTGCGGGACGTGTCCGAAGTGCTCGTAGCCGTTGACGGCCTGCTCCGGCGAGCCGCGGCTGATCCCCAGCTGCAGGCGCCCGCCCGAGATCAGGTCGGCCGACCCGGCGTCCTCGGCCATATAGAGCGGGTTCTCGTAGCGCATGTCGATGACGCCCGTGCCGATCTCGATCCGGCTGGTGCGCGCCGATCGCCGCCAGTAGCGGGAAGGGCGACGCCAGCTGCCGGGCGAAGTGGTGCACCCGGAAGTAGGCGCCGTCGGCGCCGACCTCCTCGGCGGCGACGGCCAGCTCGATCGACTGCTGCAGGGCGTCGGAGGCCGACCGCACCTGCGAGCGCGGCGACGGCGTCCAGTGTCCGAAAGACAGGAATCCGATGTTCTTCACGGCTGCGTCAACACCACGCAGGCTCTGGTATTCCGACTCGCCTGCCGGCGCGGCGGTCGCCGCCGCTGTGAACCGGCCGTTCCCCGCCTCTCCCGGCCGGTCCGGGCCCGGGCCCGCGTCGCCCCGCAGGCGGTGCTGCGGCGCGGTTCCCCCGTTCGCCGGGCCCGCACGTCGCCCCGCAGCCGACCGCTCCGAATAGCCCGGTGTAGGGCGCCCGGCGGGCGGCGCCCGGACTCGGCGGCCGCCGGAGCGCGGCGCGGACGGAAGAGGTGACCATGGAACGCATTCCCTTCGGCATCCTGGCCCCGGCGGCGGCGGTGGCGGCCGTGCTGGCGGCCGGCTGCGGCGCCCCGGACGGCGCCGGCGGCGCAG contains:
- a CDS encoding LLM class flavin-dependent oxidoreductase; this translates as MRYENPLYMAEDAGSADLISGGRLQLGISRGSPEQAVNGYEHFGHVPQEGATDADMARQHTARLLDVLGGEGFAEPSPSPMFPNPPGKLRIEPHSPGLRERIWWGAGTRATAQWAGEQGMNLMSSTLLTEETGVPFHRLQAEQIQLFRDAWTTAGHAHEPRVSVSRSVFPLVSKLDHQLFGRETASTDQVGHLDDGLARFGKTYAGEPEQLVRDLAQDEAVAAADTLLLTVPNQLGVDYNAHVLDSLLRYVAPELGWR
- a CDS encoding cold-shock protein; its protein translation is MAQGTVKWFNGEKGFGFISQDEGGPDVFVHYSNIDGTGFRNLDENQRVEFDVTEGPKGPQAERVRGA
- a CDS encoding VOC family protein; the encoded protein is MAIRLQTVVLEARDIRALARFYADLLGVRITRADDDWFDIGDDATTTLSFQHSPRYEPPVWPDDSGAMQIHLDFEVDDIDEAEAAALSLGATRLPWSSRHEVDQGLRAESGTGFRVYTDPAGHPFCLCWGGG
- a CDS encoding response regulator transcription factor, producing MSERTEAAAADPATRVLLVEDDPNIRELLTSSLELGGDTPRGVADADAAVAALGAFTPDIAVVDVMLPGRSGLDLVTDLRGVLPDLPVLLLTARGAVEDRVAGFRAGADDYVTKPFSLDEVLLRMKAILRRTGGRSESEASPLRYADLELCEEVHEARRGGTPIPLSRTELALLRYLMVNAGHVVGKPQILDRVWGGGADDTRVVETYISYLRRKLDSGRVPLIHTVWGVGYTLRLSAQER
- a CDS encoding sensor histidine kinase, with the protein product MGPRLRSPLPRGLGARLTTVVLCLTTVCLVVFGSAGTALLHRSLVQEIDTRLSTMAGPAPGPPEPEEDRGGGRPPPFPTDLRTLTVGADGDAADVVGRTSSDASMPDVSAVGVQRLRERAGRPFTVPGTSGGRWRVVTSVRDDGTVSVAAQSLTGLERTLHRLVLIEVAVGVVVLVLLGFAAVATVRLGLRPLHGIESTAQAIAGGDLDRRIPDQDPATETGRLGAALNAMLSGLSQAVRERDRSVAATRRFVADASHELRTPLSSIRGFAELYRQGRAQGVVAEDAKADRWMSRIEDEAGRMAVLVDDLLLLARFDEVPLLEHTGIELAEVAEHVAAGVRARTPQARVEVDAPAPVHAPGDADRLRQVLENLVGNAVAHTPQGTPVRVTVRRSGPEPPEGAASVGALAEGTAETAVVAVADEGPGIAPDRLVHVFDRFYRVDESRSGRGAGLGLSISASFVAAHGGVVAVDSVRGQGTVFTVALPADRTRPNGAVGGGP